A single genomic interval of Eurosta solidaginis isolate ZX-2024a chromosome 3, ASM4086904v1, whole genome shotgun sequence harbors:
- the Tsp42Eh gene encoding protein late bloomer produces MFRCTKKRLKITLLAFNAICALFGVFLIWFGAWLHSNISEIDIDDSEMLIATVIILLGIVLIVMAIFGCVAAYMESKSMLISYAVILVILLVIQIFLVSISYTAAGGSLSSGLQRGFEELWDKEYTTINTTLSFYEEWLQCCGKTSANDYLQMDKIIPRSCCRFQDCEVITNAYLNGCEKRFHEYMSEKTNSFNIVSWLLILTEFIGSVLACVLVDSIRNYRDRIRFYN; encoded by the exons ATGTTTCGTTGCACCAAAAAGCGTTTGAAAATTACTTTACTCGCATTTAATGCGATATGTGCA CTTTTTGGAGTGTTCTTAATTTGGTTCGGCGCTTGGTTACACAGCAATATTTCTGAAATTGATATTGACGATAGCGAGATGCTGATAGCTACCGTTATTATTCTGCTGGGTATTGTATTAATTGTAATGGCTATTTTTGGCTGTGTTGCTGCTTATATGGAGTCGAAGAGCATGTTGATAAGT TATGCTGTGATTTTAGTTATATTATTAGTTATACAAATATTTCTCGTAAGCATCAGTTATACAGCGGCCGGTGGCAGTCTCTCAAGTGGTTTACAAAGGGGGTTCGAAGAGCTTTGGGATAAAGAATACACAACTATAAATACAACTTTATCTTTTTATGAAGAATGG CTTCAATGCTGCGGTAAAACAAGCGCAAATGACTATCTTCAAATGGACAAAATAATACCGCGGAGCTGCTGTCGGTTCCAAGATTGCGAAGTTATTACAAACGCCTATTTGAATGGTTGTGAGAAGAGATTTCATGAGTATATGAGTGAGAAGACAAATAGTTTCAACATTGTTAGTTGGCTATTGATCTTGACTGAG TTCATAGGCTCCGTTTTGGCTTGCGTTTTGGTTGATAGTATCAGAAATTACCGTGATCGCATACGGTTCTACAACTGA